Proteins found in one Solitalea lacus genomic segment:
- a CDS encoding ABC transporter ATP-binding protein — protein sequence MVTLQCLTKTYNKGSVLAVDGVSFTVNPGELFGLIGPDGAGKTSIFRMLTTLLLPDSGSATVDGFEIVKDYKSIRNRVGYMPGRFSLYQDLSVEENLNFFATIFGTTIEENYELIKDIYIQLEPFKTRRAGKLSGGMKQKLALCCALIHKPTLLFLDEPTTGVDAVSRKEFWEMLKRLKTQGITILVSTPYMDEANLCDRIALIQSGKILSIDTPQNIVKAYKGNLFAIKSDSMFHLLTHLRNYDHTEACFAFGEYIHISFKDGIIDPKPAVLDYLRNYGHTEIDIKLIKPTIEDCFIKLMTGSVAMTKE from the coding sequence ATGGTAACCCTTCAATGTTTAACCAAAACTTATAACAAAGGCAGCGTGTTAGCCGTTGACGGGGTTTCTTTTACCGTTAACCCAGGTGAACTTTTCGGGTTAATTGGGCCGGATGGGGCCGGGAAAACCAGCATTTTCAGAATGCTTACCACTCTGCTTTTACCCGATAGTGGCTCAGCCACGGTGGATGGCTTTGAGATTGTCAAAGACTACAAATCCATCCGGAATAGAGTTGGTTATATGCCTGGACGGTTTTCACTTTACCAAGATTTGAGTGTAGAGGAAAACCTAAACTTCTTTGCTACTATTTTTGGAACGACCATTGAAGAAAACTATGAACTAATTAAGGATATCTACATTCAGCTTGAACCATTTAAAACCCGAAGAGCAGGCAAATTATCCGGCGGGATGAAGCAAAAATTAGCTTTATGCTGTGCTTTGATACATAAACCTACTTTGCTTTTCTTAGATGAACCCACAACAGGTGTTGATGCTGTTTCTCGCAAGGAGTTTTGGGAAATGTTAAAACGTTTAAAAACGCAAGGCATTACCATATTGGTTTCAACGCCGTATATGGATGAAGCTAATCTGTGCGATAGAATTGCCTTGATCCAATCCGGAAAAATTCTTTCAATAGACACTCCCCAAAATATTGTAAAAGCGTATAAAGGAAACCTGTTTGCAATAAAATCTGATTCTATGTTTCATTTATTAACTCACCTGAGAAACTATGACCATACAGAAGCCTGCTTCGCTTTTGGAGAGTATATTCATATTTCATTTAAAGATGGAATAATTGATCCTAAACCTGCAGTTCTTGATTATTTAAGAAATTATGGTCATACGGAAATTGATATAAAACTTATAAAACCGACTATTGAAGACTGTTTTATAAAACTAATGACCGGCTCCGTCGCTATGACAAAGGAATAA
- a CDS encoding ABC transporter ATP-binding protein — protein sequence MQPVIKANKLSKRFGDFTAVNEISFEVTPGEIFGFLGANGAGKTTAMRMLCGLSIPTSGEANVAGFDVYKQTEKIKQSIGYMSQKFSLYEDLTVMENIRFYGGIYGLSDQNLKDKSESLINRLGLQNETQKLVGSLPLGWKQKLSFSVAVLHQPKIVFLDEPTGGVDPVTRRQFWDLIYEVADQGITVFVTTHYMDEAEYCNRVSIMVDGRIEALDTPIGLKESFSAQSMDEVFYELARGAKRNE from the coding sequence ATGCAACCCGTTATCAAGGCCAATAAGTTGAGTAAACGTTTCGGAGATTTCACTGCGGTGAATGAGATTTCGTTTGAAGTAACACCAGGAGAAATTTTCGGATTCTTAGGAGCTAATGGTGCCGGAAAAACCACTGCTATGCGTATGCTTTGCGGGCTATCAATACCAACTTCGGGAGAGGCCAATGTTGCGGGCTTTGACGTTTACAAGCAAACTGAAAAAATTAAACAAAGCATCGGATATATGAGTCAGAAGTTCTCATTATATGAAGATCTTACCGTAATGGAAAATATTCGTTTCTATGGTGGTATTTATGGTTTATCCGACCAAAACTTGAAAGACAAAAGCGAATCGTTGATTAATCGGTTGGGCTTACAAAATGAAACTCAAAAACTAGTGGGATCATTACCATTGGGCTGGAAACAAAAGCTCTCATTTTCAGTTGCAGTGCTTCATCAACCTAAAATAGTCTTTCTTGACGAACCAACAGGTGGAGTTGATCCAGTAACTCGCCGTCAGTTTTGGGATTTGATTTATGAAGTAGCCGATCAGGGCATAACCGTTTTCGTAACCACACATTATATGGACGAAGCCGAATACTGCAACCGCGTTTCAATAATGGTGGATGGCCGAATCGAAGCTTTAGATACACCGATTGGTTTAAAGGAAAGTTTTTCAGCACAATCAATGGACGAAGTGTTTTACGAATTGGCCAGAGGTGCGAAACGAAATGAATAA
- a CDS encoding efflux RND transporter periplasmic adaptor subunit, producing the protein MRHILKIIIALLLVSCNSKKDEKAKEQDMYYTCSMDPQVIEHKPGKCPICKMDLTPVKKSEGEKSDEIKLSEQQIQLGNIKYDTLFKGTIDDKLVLTATLNFDQVNTTSVSSRVMGRIERLYFKNLGDYVKKGSPLFDLYSEELSNAQQEYILAIERKKILDNTVIDFNQLIQSAKHKLQLWGMNEAQINELVKSKKAPPVTTFYSKASGIITEFAVKEGDYINEGGTVFKLADISTLWAEAQVYTYQLSEIARASEAIVQIPDLNNKEIRGRIEFINPEINPDTRINLIRVSIPNTENQLKPGMPAYVLLKSQLRKSLTLPIDAVIRDGKGATVWVKTGNNTFKSKMVETGLETGDRIEIKSGLKAGDVIVITGAYLLHSEYIFKKGINPMEGHDMNKM; encoded by the coding sequence ATGAGGCATATTTTAAAAATAATTATTGCACTATTATTGGTATCATGTAATAGTAAGAAGGATGAAAAAGCAAAAGAACAGGATATGTATTACACTTGTTCAATGGACCCACAGGTCATTGAGCACAAGCCTGGAAAATGCCCTATCTGTAAAATGGATTTAACACCTGTTAAGAAAAGTGAAGGTGAAAAATCGGATGAGATAAAATTGAGCGAACAGCAAATTCAGTTGGGCAATATTAAATACGATACCCTTTTTAAGGGTACCATCGATGACAAGCTGGTGCTTACCGCAACGCTCAACTTTGATCAGGTCAATACAACTTCGGTTAGCTCGAGAGTAATGGGTAGAATCGAGAGACTATATTTTAAAAATCTCGGTGATTATGTAAAGAAAGGGAGTCCGCTTTTTGACCTGTACAGTGAAGAACTTAGCAATGCACAGCAGGAATACATCCTGGCAATAGAACGAAAGAAAATTTTGGACAATACCGTTATTGACTTTAATCAGCTCATACAAAGCGCTAAGCACAAATTACAATTATGGGGTATGAACGAAGCACAGATAAATGAATTAGTCAAAAGTAAAAAAGCCCCCCCTGTCACAACTTTCTACAGCAAAGCTAGCGGCATTATTACCGAGTTTGCGGTAAAGGAAGGAGATTATATCAATGAAGGAGGGACCGTATTTAAACTGGCAGATATTTCAACCCTTTGGGCAGAAGCTCAGGTGTACACCTATCAATTATCGGAGATTGCTAGGGCCAGTGAAGCCATTGTGCAAATACCGGATTTAAATAACAAAGAAATTCGTGGCAGAATAGAATTTATAAATCCTGAAATCAATCCGGATACGAGAATTAATCTTATTAGAGTTTCCATTCCCAATACCGAAAACCAGTTAAAACCAGGAATGCCGGCCTACGTTTTACTAAAAAGCCAGCTACGAAAATCATTAACATTGCCTATTGATGCGGTAATTAGAGATGGTAAAGGTGCTACTGTATGGGTAAAAACCGGTAATAATACCTTTAAAAGTAAAATGGTAGAAACAGGTTTAGAAACGGGAGACAGGATAGAGATTAAATCGGGGTTGAAAGCCGGAGATGTGATAGTGATAACTGGCGCATATCTACTGCACAGCGAATATATTTTCAAAAAAGGAATCAACCCGATGGAAGGCCATGATATGAATAAAATGTAA
- a CDS encoding type 1 glutamine amidotransferase, which produces MRIHYFQHVPFEGLGFIETWINEKGFQLSHTKFFENELMPDLNEIDWLIVMGGPMGVYDEEQYPWLKAEKEFILQAIKADKIVLGICLGAQLIAESLGAKVYPNKFKEIGWFPVEVFEATHKFNFPQNRITVFHWHGDTFDMPEGATLAASSRACINQAFRFKKNVVGLQFHLETTSESLYAMIENCGDELISNAFIQSAAQIINNTDNYLEHNHNAMRLILKYLEEVKTVEV; this is translated from the coding sequence ATGAGGATTCACTATTTTCAGCACGTACCATTTGAAGGACTTGGTTTTATTGAAACCTGGATTAATGAAAAAGGATTTCAGCTTTCACATACCAAGTTTTTTGAGAACGAATTAATGCCTGATCTGAACGAAATTGATTGGCTAATTGTAATGGGTGGCCCAATGGGGGTTTATGACGAGGAACAATATCCATGGTTAAAAGCTGAAAAAGAATTTATCCTACAAGCAATTAAAGCCGATAAAATTGTTCTAGGTATATGCCTCGGTGCGCAATTAATTGCTGAATCTCTGGGCGCTAAAGTTTACCCGAATAAGTTTAAGGAAATTGGATGGTTTCCGGTTGAGGTGTTTGAAGCCACACATAAATTCAATTTCCCCCAAAATAGAATCACTGTTTTTCATTGGCATGGTGACACCTTTGATATGCCGGAAGGAGCAACATTAGCTGCAAGTTCACGTGCTTGTATTAATCAGGCTTTTCGTTTTAAGAAAAATGTTGTTGGTCTTCAGTTCCATTTAGAGACAACCAGTGAGTCACTTTATGCAATGATTGAAAACTGTGGAGACGAACTGATTTCAAACGCATTTATTCAATCTGCAGCCCAAATAATAAATAATACTGACAACTATTTGGAACATAATCACAATGCAATGCGCTTAATTTTAAAATACCTTGAAGAAGTAAAGACTGTGGAGGTTTGA
- a CDS encoding OsmC family protein: protein MEKNIAKALKTVTAIIGNDNYKTMLQINNHLLVADEPEQVGGKDQGPAPAEFLMSSLATCTAITLRMYVQHKSWDVGEINVQVCLEHNNDHGNLTTNIVRFVSVSKQVDYDKLQHLIAIANSCPIHNLLTHPININTSIKY from the coding sequence ATGGAGAAAAATATCGCCAAAGCGTTAAAAACGGTTACGGCTATTATTGGTAACGATAATTATAAAACCATGCTTCAAATTAATAATCATTTATTAGTTGCTGATGAGCCTGAGCAAGTTGGAGGCAAAGACCAGGGTCCTGCCCCTGCAGAATTTTTAATGAGCAGTTTGGCAACATGTACAGCAATTACCCTGAGAATGTATGTGCAGCATAAAAGCTGGGATGTTGGTGAAATAAACGTTCAGGTTTGTTTGGAGCACAATAACGATCATGGTAACTTAACCACTAATATTGTACGGTTTGTTTCGGTAAGCAAGCAAGTGGATTATGACAAGCTTCAGCATTTGATAGCAATTGCCAATTCATGCCCGATTCATAATTTGTTAACACACCCAATCAATATTAATACCTCAATAAAATATTAA
- a CDS encoding ABC transporter permease, whose protein sequence is MRTLKFLLEKEFRQIFRDPSIIRIIFIMPVIQLMILPWAADYEIKDIKLSVIDFDHSPYSQKLVNKITSSGYFKLMDYSKSYQSALNQVENDQADLLLEIPESFEKNLVKENESKVFMALNAINGVKANLGGSYLNSIIRDFNNEIRLEWVQPKRLNEQPTIEITSSNWFNPLLNYKYFMVPGILVILLTMIGSNLTAINIVREKEIGTIEQINVTPIKKHHFLLGKLIPFWLLGMLVLTLGLGISWLVYGIIPLGSYFTIYIFAAVYLLCVLGLGLLISTYAGTQQQAMLISFFLMMVFILLGGLYTSIDSMPHWAQVITKFNPVAYFIDVMRMVVLKGSSIRDISYHFGIMILFALFFNSWAIWNYRKTS, encoded by the coding sequence ATGAGAACACTGAAGTTTTTACTTGAAAAAGAATTTAGGCAGATATTCCGAGATCCGTCCATTATCCGCATTATTTTTATCATGCCTGTAATTCAGTTGATGATATTGCCGTGGGCTGCTGATTATGAAATAAAAGATATCAAACTAAGTGTTATTGACTTCGATCATTCTCCTTATTCACAAAAGTTGGTCAATAAAATCACTTCCTCCGGCTATTTTAAATTGATGGATTATTCTAAATCTTATCAATCGGCGCTAAACCAGGTTGAAAATGATCAAGCCGATTTGCTTTTGGAGATACCGGAGTCATTTGAAAAAAATCTAGTCAAAGAGAACGAATCCAAGGTTTTCATGGCCTTAAATGCCATTAACGGAGTAAAAGCTAATCTGGGAGGCTCTTACCTTAACAGTATTATAAGGGATTTCAATAACGAAATAAGACTGGAATGGGTACAACCCAAACGACTCAACGAACAGCCTACTATAGAGATAACATCCTCCAACTGGTTTAACCCGTTGTTGAATTACAAGTACTTCATGGTTCCGGGTATATTGGTTATACTCCTCACCATGATTGGCTCTAATTTAACTGCTATTAATATTGTGCGTGAAAAAGAAATAGGCACTATTGAGCAAATCAACGTTACGCCAATTAAAAAACATCATTTCTTATTAGGGAAATTGATTCCATTTTGGCTTTTAGGCATGCTTGTTCTCACATTAGGGCTGGGCATCTCCTGGTTGGTTTACGGAATCATTCCTTTGGGCAGCTATTTTACCATCTACATTTTTGCTGCAGTTTACCTTTTGTGCGTTTTAGGCTTAGGATTACTGATATCTACTTATGCTGGTACACAACAACAAGCCATGCTTATTTCTTTCTTCCTGATGATGGTTTTTATCCTTTTAGGAGGTTTGTACACTTCAATTGACTCTATGCCTCATTGGGCTCAAGTGATAACAAAATTCAATCCTGTAGCTTATTTTATCGACGTAATGCGAATGGTCGTTTTAAAAGGAAGTAGTATTAGAGATATCAGTTATCATTTTGGCATAATGATTCTATTTGCTTTGTTTTTTAATAGTTGGGCTATTTGGAACTATAGAAAAACATCATAG
- a CDS encoding TetR/AcrR family transcriptional regulator — translation MGKQIQKPDHSTEEKIKAAAQKLFTQKGYAATKTRDIATEADINLALLNYYFRSKAALFELIMADHFQQFIQGAVAVLNQEQTSFKEKIERLINYYIDMLIRQPDMPLFVLSELRNGPENLILKMGIKTHIKESLFLKQFNQAKQNGEIANIHHLHLLSNMLGLTIFPFIVNPIIKDINDIDQQEFNAFMLERKKLIPLWIEAILKPQTQQ, via the coding sequence ATGGGCAAACAAATACAGAAACCAGACCATTCAACGGAAGAAAAAATTAAAGCCGCAGCTCAAAAGCTGTTTACCCAAAAAGGTTATGCTGCCACCAAAACCCGCGATATTGCTACAGAAGCGGACATCAACCTGGCTCTGCTTAATTATTACTTCCGTAGTAAGGCAGCATTATTTGAGCTCATCATGGCCGATCATTTTCAACAATTTATTCAGGGTGCTGTTGCTGTTCTAAATCAAGAACAAACGTCATTTAAAGAGAAAATTGAACGCCTGATTAATTATTACATCGACATGCTGATTCGGCAGCCTGATATGCCATTATTTGTATTAAGTGAATTGAGAAACGGCCCGGAAAATTTGATCCTGAAAATGGGTATAAAAACACATATCAAAGAATCATTATTTCTGAAACAATTTAACCAAGCTAAACAGAATGGTGAAATTGCCAACATTCATCACTTACACCTTTTATCTAATATGCTTGGATTAACTATCTTTCCTTTTATAGTGAATCCAATTATAAAAGACATAAACGATATTGATCAGCAAGAGTTTAATGCTTTTATGCTTGAAAGAAAGAAACTTATCCCACTGTGGATAGAAGCCATTTTAAAACCGCAAACTCAACAATAA
- a CDS encoding ABC transporter permease, with the protein MKQFFSFVKKEFYHIWRDRRTMFILLGMPIVQIVIFGFALTNEVKNSKIAVLDNAKDETSISLIDEINASKYFEVAKNLHSYHDIEKAFQSGTIKMAVVFPDRFSEDLHHLNHAQIQLIADASDPNLANILTNYASSIIRDYQKKLNPNIHTPFTITTEMRMLYNPQLKGAYNFVPGVMAMVLLLVCTMMTAITIVKEKETGTMEIMLVSPMKPLMVIVAKAIPYLLLSIINIISILCLSVFVLEVPINGSIVLLVAESILFILVCLSLGLLISSAADSQQTAMFISLVALFLPTVMLSGFMFPVENMPVPLRIVSNIVPAKWYYSIVKSVMIKGLGITAIWKETLILLGMMFFLITLAIKKFKVRLA; encoded by the coding sequence ATGAAACAGTTCTTCAGCTTTGTAAAAAAAGAATTTTACCATATTTGGCGAGATAGACGGACAATGTTTATCCTATTGGGAATGCCGATTGTCCAAATCGTCATCTTTGGTTTTGCTTTAACAAATGAAGTCAAAAACTCAAAAATTGCTGTATTAGACAATGCTAAAGATGAAACCAGCATTAGTTTAATTGACGAAATTAATGCGAGCAAGTATTTTGAAGTAGCTAAAAACCTTCATTCATACCATGATATTGAAAAAGCATTTCAATCAGGCACAATTAAAATGGCAGTTGTATTCCCTGATAGGTTCAGCGAAGATCTTCATCATTTAAATCATGCTCAAATTCAATTGATAGCTGATGCGTCCGACCCTAACTTGGCAAATATTCTTACGAATTATGCATCTTCTATCATCCGCGATTATCAAAAAAAATTAAATCCTAACATTCATACCCCGTTTACCATTACCACTGAAATGCGCATGCTTTACAACCCTCAGCTAAAGGGTGCCTACAATTTTGTTCCCGGAGTAATGGCAATGGTACTTTTATTGGTTTGTACTATGATGACAGCTATAACCATTGTAAAAGAAAAGGAAACGGGAACCATGGAAATTATGCTTGTTTCGCCAATGAAGCCACTTATGGTAATTGTGGCAAAAGCCATCCCCTATCTCTTGCTGTCCATCATAAATATTATCAGCATTTTATGCTTAAGTGTATTTGTATTGGAGGTACCCATTAACGGAAGCATTGTTTTACTTGTTGCTGAAAGCATTCTATTTATACTGGTTTGTTTATCATTAGGATTATTAATTTCAAGCGCAGCCGATTCGCAGCAAACCGCGATGTTCATTTCTTTAGTAGCATTGTTCTTACCAACGGTAATGCTAAGTGGCTTTATGTTTCCGGTTGAAAACATGCCGGTTCCACTTCGTATAGTGTCAAACATAGTTCCTGCAAAATGGTACTACAGCATAGTAAAATCGGTTATGATTAAGGGCTTAGGGATTACTGCAATTTGGAAAGAAACGCTAATTCTTCTGGGTATGATGTTCTTTTTGATAACCTTAGCCATCAAAAAATTTAAAGTACGACTGGCATGA
- a CDS encoding HlyD family secretion protein — MKISSILGFSLIILTSCNRGSNDFDASGSFEAVETIISAEASGTIKQLNLEEGSQLQAGQTIGYIDSTQLYLKKRQLESQARAVNAKLPDIVTQTAAYKQQLAVTESQLKTQYRERQRIQNLVNAEAVPTKQLDDVNAQIDVLEKQLKVIREQDAAQHSMLSTQTKGLKGDVNPILIQIEQVNDQLAKSKIINPLTGTVLVKYAEVNEMASPGKALYKIADLTYLNLRAYITGDQLSKVKLNQKVKVLTDDGPDKYKEHEGVIIWVNDKAEFTPKTIQTKEERANLVYAIKIHVKNDGALKIGMYGEVKFQ, encoded by the coding sequence ATGAAAATCTCATCAATACTTGGATTTAGTTTAATAATACTGACATCATGCAACAGGGGTTCAAACGATTTTGATGCGTCCGGATCTTTTGAAGCAGTTGAAACCATTATTTCTGCTGAAGCAAGCGGAACCATCAAACAATTAAACCTTGAGGAAGGAAGTCAGCTGCAAGCCGGTCAAACCATTGGATATATTGACAGCACTCAGCTTTATTTAAAGAAAAGGCAATTAGAAAGTCAGGCCAGGGCTGTTAATGCCAAATTGCCGGATATAGTTACACAAACCGCCGCCTACAAACAGCAATTGGCTGTAACCGAAAGTCAGTTAAAAACGCAGTATCGGGAGCGCCAGCGCATTCAAAATTTGGTAAACGCCGAGGCGGTTCCTACCAAGCAGCTTGATGACGTCAATGCCCAAATTGATGTATTGGAAAAACAACTGAAAGTAATACGTGAGCAAGACGCCGCACAACATTCAATGCTTTCTACACAAACCAAGGGATTAAAGGGAGATGTAAATCCCATTTTAATTCAAATTGAGCAAGTAAATGATCAATTGGCAAAAAGCAAGATTATAAACCCCTTAACAGGTACCGTTTTGGTAAAATATGCCGAAGTAAACGAAATGGCTTCGCCCGGCAAGGCTCTTTATAAAATTGCAGACTTAACCTACCTTAATTTAAGGGCTTATATTACTGGGGATCAACTTTCTAAAGTTAAGTTAAACCAGAAAGTTAAAGTATTAACTGATGATGGTCCGGATAAATACAAAGAACACGAAGGGGTAATTATTTGGGTAAATGACAAAGCTGAGTTCACCCCAAAAACTATCCAAACCAAAGAAGAGCGCGCCAACTTGGTGTATGCAATAAAAATCCATGTAAAAAATGATGGAGCCTTAAAGATTGGAATGTACGGAGAGGTAAAATTTCAATAA
- a CDS encoding (4Fe-4S)-binding protein — protein sequence MEKQNLKKEYTNGEVTVVWQNAKCIHSGICFKGLPQVFDPRRRPWISILGADTQKIIDQVKRCPSGALSYYMNGKKNKDGTT from the coding sequence ATGGAGAAGCAGAATTTAAAAAAAGAATATACCAATGGAGAAGTAACCGTAGTATGGCAAAATGCAAAATGCATTCATTCAGGTATTTGCTTTAAGGGATTGCCTCAGGTATTTGATCCTAGACGCCGTCCATGGATTTCTATTTTAGGAGCTGATACACAGAAGATTATTGATCAGGTTAAGCGATGTCCTTCAGGGGCATTGAGTTATTATATGAATGGAAAAAAGAACAAGGATGGTACTACTTAA
- a CDS encoding DUF3347 domain-containing protein, which yields MKIKIYIAMTLVAGVLAACNQQTKKEESHEGHQHANHEGHDHDTTAQNTSPAGPSFNSDELTNVYAHYTHLKNNLVASNEAESKTAATALKTATDALKDADLVKAASVTASANDLEGIRASLNDLSKQLERVIKREGLKNGEVYVEFCPMANNDKGGFWLSNSKEIQNPYYGEQMMKCGRIEETLK from the coding sequence ATGAAAATCAAAATCTATATCGCCATGACTCTTGTAGCAGGAGTATTGGCCGCTTGTAATCAACAAACCAAAAAAGAAGAAAGTCATGAAGGTCACCAACACGCTAATCATGAAGGACACGACCATGATACAACCGCGCAAAATACTTCGCCTGCCGGACCAAGTTTTAACAGTGACGAACTAACCAATGTTTATGCACACTATACCCACCTGAAAAATAATTTAGTGGCTTCAAACGAGGCAGAATCCAAAACAGCAGCTACAGCACTTAAAACTGCTACTGATGCCTTAAAAGATGCCGATCTGGTAAAAGCAGCATCAGTTACTGCATCAGCTAATGATTTAGAAGGAATCCGAGCATCGCTTAATGATTTGAGCAAGCAGCTTGAGCGTGTCATTAAAAGGGAAGGTTTAAAAAATGGAGAGGTTTACGTGGAGTTTTGTCCTATGGCGAATAATGACAAAGGAGGTTTTTGGTTATCAAACAGCAAGGAAATTCAAAATCCTTACTACGGTGAGCAGATGATGAAATGCGGCCGTATTGAAGAAACATTGAAATAA